The following proteins come from a genomic window of Ferrovibrio sp. MS7:
- the araD gene encoding L-arabinonate dehydratase, which translates to MTRKTPDQLRSARWFAPDDLRSFGHRSRILQMGYAPTEWQGKPLIAIVNTWSDINPCHAHFKHRVEDVKRGILMAGGLPIELPAISVSENFVKPTTMLYRNMLAMETEELIRSHPVDGAVLLGGCDKSTPGLLMGATSAGLPFIYVPAGPMLRGNWQGKVLGSGSDAWKYWDERRAGNISDADWNSIEAGIARSYGTCMTMGTAATMMAIAESIGMTLPGASSIPAADSGHIRMCSDSGRRIVEMVWEDLTPKKIQTRAAYENAIAVAMAMGCSTNAIIHLIAMARRAGADIGLEDFEKASRQVPVIANIRPSGEKYLMEDFFYAGGLPALMTRIPEHLKLDAITVTGKSVAENIAGAKVHLEDVIRSTEDPLYKEGALAVLKGNLAPDGCVIKPSACAQKFLKHSGPALVFDDYPSMKKAIDDESLEVTEDHILILRNAGPLGGPGMPEWGMLPIPKKLVKQGVRDMVRISDARMSGTSYGACILHVAPESYIGGPLALVRTGDIISLDVDKRSIRLDVSDEELARRKAAWVPPPPRYERGYGWMFSRHIKQANEGCDFDFLETGFGAPVPEPDIF; encoded by the coding sequence ATGACCCGCAAGACTCCCGATCAGCTCCGTTCCGCCCGCTGGTTCGCGCCTGATGACCTGCGCAGCTTCGGGCATCGTTCGCGCATCCTGCAGATGGGCTACGCGCCCACCGAATGGCAGGGCAAGCCGCTGATCGCCATTGTCAACACCTGGTCCGACATCAATCCCTGCCACGCCCATTTCAAGCACCGCGTCGAAGACGTGAAGCGCGGCATCCTGATGGCCGGCGGCCTGCCGATCGAATTGCCGGCGATTTCGGTGTCGGAGAATTTCGTCAAGCCCACCACCATGCTCTATCGCAACATGCTGGCGATGGAGACCGAGGAACTGATCCGCAGCCATCCCGTCGATGGCGCCGTACTGCTCGGCGGCTGCGACAAGTCGACGCCGGGCCTGCTGATGGGCGCCACCTCCGCCGGGCTGCCCTTCATCTATGTGCCGGCCGGGCCGATGCTGCGCGGCAACTGGCAGGGCAAGGTGCTCGGCTCCGGCTCGGACGCCTGGAAATACTGGGACGAGCGCCGCGCCGGCAATATCTCGGATGCCGACTGGAATTCCATCGAGGCCGGCATCGCGCGCTCCTACGGCACCTGCATGACCATGGGCACGGCGGCCACCATGATGGCGATTGCCGAAAGCATCGGCATGACCCTGCCCGGTGCCTCCTCGATTCCGGCCGCCGATTCCGGCCATATCCGCATGTGTTCCGATAGCGGCCGCCGCATCGTCGAGATGGTGTGGGAAGACCTCACCCCGAAGAAGATCCAGACCCGCGCGGCTTACGAGAATGCCATTGCGGTCGCCATGGCAATGGGCTGCTCCACCAATGCCATCATCCACCTGATCGCCATGGCGCGCAGAGCGGGTGCCGATATTGGCCTGGAGGATTTCGAGAAAGCCTCGCGCCAGGTGCCGGTGATCGCCAATATCCGGCCATCGGGCGAGAAGTATCTGATGGAGGATTTCTTCTATGCCGGCGGCCTGCCGGCGCTGATGACGCGCATCCCGGAGCATCTCAAGCTCGATGCCATCACCGTCACTGGCAAGAGCGTGGCCGAGAATATCGCCGGCGCCAAGGTGCATCTCGAGGACGTGATCCGCAGCACCGAGGATCCGCTCTACAAGGAAGGCGCGCTGGCGGTGCTGAAGGGCAATCTGGCGCCCGATGGCTGTGTCATCAAGCCCTCCGCCTGCGCGCAGAAATTCCTCAAGCATAGCGGCCCGGCCCTGGTGTTCGACGATTACCCGTCGATGAAAAAAGCCATCGACGATGAAAGCCTGGAGGTGACCGAGGATCACATCCTGATCCTGCGCAATGCCGGGCCGCTGGGTGGCCCCGGCATGCCGGAATGGGGCATGCTGCCAATCCCGAAGAAACTGGTGAAGCAGGGCGTGCGCGACATGGTGCGGATTTCCGACGCGCGCATGAGCGGCACCTCTTATGGCGCCTGCATCCTGCATGTGGCGCCGGAATCCTATATCGGCGGGCCGCTGGCCCTGGTGCGCACCGGCGACATAATCTCGCTCGATGTGGACAAGCGCAGTATCCGCCTGGACGTGAGCGATGAAGAACTGGCGCGGCGCAAGGCGGCCTGGGTGCCGCCGCCGCCACGCTACGAGCGCGGCTATGGCTGGATGTTCAGCCGCCATATCAAACAGGCCAACGAAGGCTGCGATTTCGATTTCCTCGAAACCGGCTTCGGTGCGCCGGTGCCCGAGCCGGATATCTTCTAG
- a CDS encoding Bug family tripartite tricarboxylate transporter substrate binding protein, which translates to MFGITRRGLAVAAIATAATVTAWGPGLGSAWAAGYPDRTVTVIVPFPPGGASDQTARHLTAKMTELLGQQHIIDNRGGANGSLGAGLLKQAKPDGYTLLVGSIGVFAINPALFKDLRYDPLADFDLLTIAVRTPNVLVANPNFPANNVAELIAHMKKNPDKVSFASSGTGSSDHLTAALFMQKTGTLGVHVPYKGGGPAISDLIGGHADVSFQNLGAIAQHVKAGKLKALAVTADKRNAALPDSVPTMAEAGVKEVEVYSWQAAAAPKGLPADVRKTLSDTMTKALNAPDVKQKFNDVGFDVVANSPAEFETFLKAEIARWKTVIDTGNIKPE; encoded by the coding sequence ATGTTCGGCATCACCCGCCGCGGCCTTGCCGTGGCTGCCATCGCCACTGCCGCCACCGTCACCGCATGGGGGCCCGGCTTGGGGTCTGCCTGGGCCGCCGGCTACCCGGACCGCACCGTCACGGTGATCGTGCCCTTCCCGCCGGGCGGCGCCTCGGACCAGACCGCGCGCCACCTCACCGCCAAGATGACCGAATTGCTCGGCCAGCAGCACATCATCGACAATCGCGGCGGCGCCAATGGCTCGCTGGGTGCCGGGCTGCTGAAGCAGGCCAAGCCGGACGGCTACACCCTGCTGGTCGGCTCGATCGGCGTGTTCGCCATCAACCCGGCGCTGTTCAAGGACCTGCGCTACGATCCGCTAGCCGATTTCGACCTGCTGACCATCGCCGTGCGCACCCCGAATGTGCTGGTCGCCAACCCGAATTTCCCGGCCAACAATGTGGCCGAGCTGATCGCCCATATGAAAAAGAACCCGGACAAGGTGTCGTTCGCCTCCTCGGGCACCGGCTCGTCGGACCATTTGACCGCCGCCCTGTTCATGCAGAAGACCGGTACGCTTGGTGTGCATGTGCCCTACAAGGGCGGCGGGCCGGCCATTTCCGACCTGATCGGCGGCCATGCCGATGTGTCGTTCCAGAATCTCGGCGCCATCGCCCAGCATGTGAAGGCCGGCAAGCTGAAGGCCCTGGCCGTCACCGCCGACAAGCGCAACGCGGCCCTGCCGGACAGCGTGCCGACCATGGCGGAAGCCGGGGTGAAGGAAGTGGAAGTGTATTCCTGGCAGGCAGCCGCAGCCCCGAAGGGCCTGCCGGCGGATGTGCGCAAGACCCTCTCCGACACCATGACCAAGGCGCTGAATGCCCCGGATGTGAAGCAGAAGTTCAATGATGTCGGCTTCGACGTGGTGGCGAATAGCCCGGCAGAGTTCGAGACCTTCCTCAAGGCCGAGATCGCGCGCTGGAAAACCGTGATCGATACCGGCAACATCAAGCCGGAATAA
- a CDS encoding GntR family transcriptional regulator encodes MSSPAPSPISFAPLRDRTRHAAPQVFDLLREKILELDLLPGTVLSRSELQQQFGLSSTPIRDALLRLQEEDLVDIFPQHATRVSRIDIGHARQAAFLRRAIEVEVAHSLAETPDAALVAGLRDMLRQQQQVADSGDLVRFNQLDRAMHRMMYDAAGIPDLWQVVQRRNGHIQRLRNLHLPLAGKVQQTIRDHTAIVDAIAAGDAPAAAEEARIHLSRSLSIIDEIRAKYPADYFRD; translated from the coding sequence ATGAGCAGCCCGGCCCCCTCCCCGATCAGTTTCGCGCCGCTCCGCGACCGCACCCGCCATGCGGCGCCGCAGGTCTTCGACCTGCTGCGGGAGAAGATCCTGGAACTCGACCTGCTGCCCGGCACGGTGCTGTCGCGGTCGGAACTGCAGCAGCAATTCGGCCTGTCCTCGACGCCGATCCGCGATGCGCTGCTGCGGCTGCAGGAAGAGGATCTGGTCGATATCTTCCCGCAGCATGCCACACGGGTCAGCCGCATCGATATCGGCCATGCCCGCCAGGCAGCTTTCCTGCGCCGCGCCATCGAGGTGGAAGTGGCGCATAGCCTGGCCGAGACCCCTGATGCGGCCCTGGTGGCGGGGCTGCGCGACATGCTGCGCCAGCAGCAGCAGGTGGCGGATAGCGGCGACCTGGTGCGCTTCAACCAGCTCGACCGCGCCATGCACCGCATGATGTATGACGCCGCCGGAATTCCCGATCTGTGGCAGGTGGTGCAGCGGCGCAACGGCCATATCCAGCGCCTGCGCAACCTGCATCTGCCGCTCGCCGGCAAGGTGCAGCAGACCATCCGCGATCATACCGCCATCGTCGACGCCATTGCCGCCGGCGATGCCCCTGCGGCGGCCGAGGAAGCGCGCATTCATCTCTCGCGGTCGCTTT